A portion of the Ricinus communis isolate WT05 ecotype wild-type chromosome 10, ASM1957865v1, whole genome shotgun sequence genome contains these proteins:
- the LOC8279589 gene encoding origin of replication complex subunit 2 — MEMNDVEEEELGFSRNYFLAKELGSTNKKSASKISDIDLVDEQELRAAAANIEPKHEKEIIALMNSYKKLYPRWVFELRCGFGLLMYGFGSKKALIEDFASTALTKYPVMVVNGYLQSINLKQVIIALAELWSDQLKTKRRTSSSILPKVLQPFSSRSMDDLLAFLDASHVEGNDSFVCVVIHNIDGPGLRDSENQHYLARIASCSHIRIIASIDHVNAPLLWDKKMVHTQFNWYWYHVPTFAPYKVEGIFFPLILAHSSTAQSAKTAAIVLQSLTPNAQSVFKILAEYQLSHLEEEGMPIDNLYAVSREHFLVSSQVTLNSHLTEFKDHELVKTRRRNDGQDCLYIPLTADALEKLLSEISQ, encoded by the exons ATGGAAATGAACGATGTCGAAGAAGAGGAACTTGGATTCTCGAGGAATTACTTTCTAGCAAAAGAGTTGGGCAGTACGAATAAGAAATCAGCCAGCAAGATTTCTGACATTGATCTTGTGGATGAAcag GAGCTAAGAGCAGCTGCAGCTAATATTGAACCAAAACATGAGAAAGAGATAATTGCTCTTATGAATAGTTATAAGAAGCTTTATCCCAGATGGGTTTTTGAGCTTAG GTGTGGTTTTGGCCTTCTAATGTATGGATTTGGATCTAAGAAGGCCTTAATTGAAGATTTTGCTTCTACAGCATTAACAAAGTATCCTGTAATGGTAGTCAATGGCTATCTTCAGTCAATTAATCTAAAACAG GTTATAATTGCTTTAGCTGAACTTTGGTCGGATCAATTGAAAACCAAGCGAAGGACTTCATCAAGCATTTTACCTAAAGTTCTACAGCCATTTAGTTCTCGGTCCATGGATGATCTTCTTGCTTTCTTGGATGCATCACATGTGGAGGGAAATGATTCTTTTGTATGTGTTGTCATTCATAACATTGATGGGCCTGGATTAAGAGACTCTGAAAACCAACATTATCTTGCACGAATTGCTTCTTGTTCGCATATCCGTATCATTGCCTCTATTGACCATGTCAATGCACCCCTAT TGTGGGACAAGAAGATGGTTCACACACAGTTTAATTGGTATTGGTATCATGTTCCCACATTCGCACCATATAAGGTTGAAGGAATCTTCTTTCCGCTGATTCTTGCACACAGCAGCACAGCCCAAAGTGCCAAAACAGCTGCAATAGTTTTACAGAGTTTGACTCCCAATGCTCAGAGTGTGTTCAAAATTCTTGCAGAATATCAACTGTCTcatcttgaagaagaag GCATGCCTATCGATAATCTATATGCAGTCTCTCGGGAGCATTTCCTTGTGAGCAGCCAGGTTACACTGAACTCCCATTTGACAGAATTCAAAGATCATGAGTTGGTCAAGACTAGAAGGCGCAACGATGGCCAAGATTGCTTGTACATCCCTCTTACAGCTGATGCACTTGAAAAGCTACTTTCTGAAATTAGTCAATAA
- the LOC8279588 gene encoding kinetochore-associated protein KNL-2 homolog isoform X1 produces the protein MASTSNSKPIDNSREEGSVLTSHFKKTQVSLRDWWLIKSDSDNDFQGKRLAVAGFACGEQQALRVFHSAPITKRFDVFTLETADGIIVIFQGFINRQKTIANGFSSQKINHTAEQVFDHFLFGFPPCWEEYAENCFKQSSFSVSPKENDIGNVDNDATKNIIPSSSCTKNAVNLMEDNRAVEAEPSGNHAVDSFERLDDSDSNKRSKKSIGKSKTVPSASLGSITTKNAASEERSTLQGAGMDNSNETSFDHTARIQAKYLVLGLQAASLIRPKISEKMKNQTHVNKDGLNSGITNFSTTSLPQDSEAVLGCINEEEIIRDEAVLSPTVGDSSILEQPSNKFEDITMFSSVQTVGDVNNVSPSATGRGSMDAIPSISGFQKHNRRAGDLDRNKNYKPVSGCSVKQKNKESTSQIDHQDKKRLKKCSYSTHQSELDTPQAMLKSARRLKKPSENLESKEKNEQLSLKRGGSSMKKARRKIFFDTHVTPCTQKSREEKGILFLEFSSLKRSRSGRLLLPTLDFWRNQIPVYDADRNITGIQQELNPPKGSKLDPRKKQKRRPKST, from the exons ATGGCTTCGACTTCTAATTCCAAACCAATCGACAATAGCCGAGAAGAAGGCAGCGTCCTTACTTCTCATTTCAAGAAAACA CAGGTTTCCCTACGTGACTGGTGGTTAATAAAATCCGACAGTGACAATGACTTCCAAGGGAAAAGACTTGCTGTTGCTGGCTTCGCTTGTGGGGA GCAACAAGCATTGCGTGTGTTTCATTCTGCACCTATTACCAAAAGATTTGATGTTTTTACTCTTGAAACAGCTGATGGTATTATTGTCATTTTCCAAGGTTTCATTAACAGGCAGAAAACTATTGCAAATGGGTTTTCCTCTCAG aagatTAATCATACTGCTGAACAGGTTTTTGATCACTTCTTGTTTGGGTTTCCTCCTTGTTGGGAAGAATATGCTGAGAATTGCTTCAAACAATCTAGTTTCTCAGTTAgtccaaaagaaaatgatattgGTAATGTAGATAATGATGccacaaaaaatattataccATCATCAAGTTGTACCAAAAATGCTGTTAACTTAATGGAGGATAACAGAGCAGTAGAAGCAGAACCTTCGGGCAATCATGCAGTAGACTCTTTTGAAAGGTTAGATGATTCTGATAGCAACAAGAGAAGCAAGAAGTCCATTGGAAAGTCAAAAACTGTACCATCAGCTAGTTTAGGAAGTATCACCACCAAGAATGCTGCATCAGAAGAACGTTCAACACTCCAAGGTGCTGGTATGGATAATTCTAATGAAACCAGTTTTGACCACACAGCAAGAATTCAAGCTAAATATCTAGTCCTAGGCCTTCAGGCTGCCTCCCTCATTCGGCCAAAGATATCAGAGAAGATGAAAAATCAAACTCATGTAAACAAGGACGGCTTGAATAGTGGAATTACAAATTTCTCAACTACTTCTCTACCTCAAGATTCTGAGGCTGTATTAGGATGTATTAATGAGGAAGAAATAATACGTGATGAAGCTGTATTATCACCCACTGTTGGAGATTCTAGTATTTTAGAACAACCTTCAAATAAATTTGAGGATATTACAATGTTTTCCAGTGTGCAGACTGTTGGAGATGTGAATAATGTTTCTCCATCTGCAACAGGAAGGGGCTCAATGGATGCTATTCCAAGTATTTCCGGCTTTCAAAAACATAACAGGCGCGCGGGTGATCTTGATAGGAATAAGAATTATAAACCTGTGTCTGGATGTTCAGTGAAGCAGAAAAACAAAGAATCGACATCACAGATTGACCACCAAGACAAAAAGAGACTGAAGAAGTGTTCATATTCAACTCATCAGTCAGAATTGGACACACCACAGGCTATGCTAAAGTCTGCAAGAAGGTTGAAAAAACCATCAGAGAATTTGGAAAGTAAGGAAAAGAATGAACAACTATCACTCAAGCGAGGAGGCTCATCCATGAAGAAAGCTAGAAGgaaaattttttttgatacgCAT GTAACTCCTTGTACTCAGAAAAGCAGAGAGGAAAAGGGTATTCTTTTTCTGGAATTCTCGAGTCTTAAAAGATCTAGATCAG GGAGATTACTTTTGCCTACCCTAGATTTCTGGCGCAACCAAATTCCGGTTTATGATGCG GATCGTAATATCACTGGAATCCAGCAAGAATTAAACCCACCTAAAG GGAGTAAATTGGACCCTCGGAAGAAGCAAAAGCGAAGGCCAAAATCAACATGA
- the LOC8279588 gene encoding kinetochore-associated protein KNL-2 homolog isoform X3 — translation MASTSNSKPIDNSREEGSVLTSHFKKTQVSLRDWWLIKSDSDNDFQGKRLAVAGFACGEQQALRVFHSAPITKRFDVFTLETADGIIVIFQGFINRQKTIANGFSSQINHTAEQVFDHFLFGFPPCWEEYAENCFKQSSFSVSPKENDIGNVDNDATKNIIPSSSCTKNAVNLMEDNRAVEAEPSGNHAVDSFERLDDSDSNKRSKKSIGKSKTVPSASLGSITTKNAASEERSTLQGAGMDNSNETSFDHTARIQAKYLVLGLQAASLIRPKISEKMKNQTHVNKDGLNSGITNFSTTSLPQDSEAVLGCINEEEIIRDEAVLSPTVGDSSILEQPSNKFEDITMFSSVQTVGDVNNVSPSATGRGSMDAIPSISGFQKHNRRAGDLDRNKNYKPVSGCSVKQKNKESTSQIDHQDKKRLKKCSYSTHQSELDTPQAMLKSARRLKKPSENLESKEKNEQLSLKRGGSSMKKARRKIFFDTHVTPCTQKSREEKGILFLEFSSLKRSRSGRLLLPTLDFWRNQIPVYDADRNITGIQQELNPPKGSKLDPRKKQKRRPKST, via the exons ATGGCTTCGACTTCTAATTCCAAACCAATCGACAATAGCCGAGAAGAAGGCAGCGTCCTTACTTCTCATTTCAAGAAAACA CAGGTTTCCCTACGTGACTGGTGGTTAATAAAATCCGACAGTGACAATGACTTCCAAGGGAAAAGACTTGCTGTTGCTGGCTTCGCTTGTGGGGA GCAACAAGCATTGCGTGTGTTTCATTCTGCACCTATTACCAAAAGATTTGATGTTTTTACTCTTGAAACAGCTGATGGTATTATTGTCATTTTCCAAGGTTTCATTAACAGGCAGAAAACTATTGCAAATGGGTTTTCCTCTCAG atTAATCATACTGCTGAACAGGTTTTTGATCACTTCTTGTTTGGGTTTCCTCCTTGTTGGGAAGAATATGCTGAGAATTGCTTCAAACAATCTAGTTTCTCAGTTAgtccaaaagaaaatgatattgGTAATGTAGATAATGATGccacaaaaaatattataccATCATCAAGTTGTACCAAAAATGCTGTTAACTTAATGGAGGATAACAGAGCAGTAGAAGCAGAACCTTCGGGCAATCATGCAGTAGACTCTTTTGAAAGGTTAGATGATTCTGATAGCAACAAGAGAAGCAAGAAGTCCATTGGAAAGTCAAAAACTGTACCATCAGCTAGTTTAGGAAGTATCACCACCAAGAATGCTGCATCAGAAGAACGTTCAACACTCCAAGGTGCTGGTATGGATAATTCTAATGAAACCAGTTTTGACCACACAGCAAGAATTCAAGCTAAATATCTAGTCCTAGGCCTTCAGGCTGCCTCCCTCATTCGGCCAAAGATATCAGAGAAGATGAAAAATCAAACTCATGTAAACAAGGACGGCTTGAATAGTGGAATTACAAATTTCTCAACTACTTCTCTACCTCAAGATTCTGAGGCTGTATTAGGATGTATTAATGAGGAAGAAATAATACGTGATGAAGCTGTATTATCACCCACTGTTGGAGATTCTAGTATTTTAGAACAACCTTCAAATAAATTTGAGGATATTACAATGTTTTCCAGTGTGCAGACTGTTGGAGATGTGAATAATGTTTCTCCATCTGCAACAGGAAGGGGCTCAATGGATGCTATTCCAAGTATTTCCGGCTTTCAAAAACATAACAGGCGCGCGGGTGATCTTGATAGGAATAAGAATTATAAACCTGTGTCTGGATGTTCAGTGAAGCAGAAAAACAAAGAATCGACATCACAGATTGACCACCAAGACAAAAAGAGACTGAAGAAGTGTTCATATTCAACTCATCAGTCAGAATTGGACACACCACAGGCTATGCTAAAGTCTGCAAGAAGGTTGAAAAAACCATCAGAGAATTTGGAAAGTAAGGAAAAGAATGAACAACTATCACTCAAGCGAGGAGGCTCATCCATGAAGAAAGCTAGAAGgaaaattttttttgatacgCAT GTAACTCCTTGTACTCAGAAAAGCAGAGAGGAAAAGGGTATTCTTTTTCTGGAATTCTCGAGTCTTAAAAGATCTAGATCAG GGAGATTACTTTTGCCTACCCTAGATTTCTGGCGCAACCAAATTCCGGTTTATGATGCG GATCGTAATATCACTGGAATCCAGCAAGAATTAAACCCACCTAAAG GGAGTAAATTGGACCCTCGGAAGAAGCAAAAGCGAAGGCCAAAATCAACATGA
- the LOC8279588 gene encoding kinetochore-associated protein KNL-2 homolog isoform X2 — MASTSNSKPIDNSREEGSVLTSHFKKTVSLRDWWLIKSDSDNDFQGKRLAVAGFACGEQQALRVFHSAPITKRFDVFTLETADGIIVIFQGFINRQKTIANGFSSQKINHTAEQVFDHFLFGFPPCWEEYAENCFKQSSFSVSPKENDIGNVDNDATKNIIPSSSCTKNAVNLMEDNRAVEAEPSGNHAVDSFERLDDSDSNKRSKKSIGKSKTVPSASLGSITTKNAASEERSTLQGAGMDNSNETSFDHTARIQAKYLVLGLQAASLIRPKISEKMKNQTHVNKDGLNSGITNFSTTSLPQDSEAVLGCINEEEIIRDEAVLSPTVGDSSILEQPSNKFEDITMFSSVQTVGDVNNVSPSATGRGSMDAIPSISGFQKHNRRAGDLDRNKNYKPVSGCSVKQKNKESTSQIDHQDKKRLKKCSYSTHQSELDTPQAMLKSARRLKKPSENLESKEKNEQLSLKRGGSSMKKARRKIFFDTHVTPCTQKSREEKGILFLEFSSLKRSRSGRLLLPTLDFWRNQIPVYDADRNITGIQQELNPPKGSKLDPRKKQKRRPKST, encoded by the exons ATGGCTTCGACTTCTAATTCCAAACCAATCGACAATAGCCGAGAAGAAGGCAGCGTCCTTACTTCTCATTTCAAGAAAACA GTTTCCCTACGTGACTGGTGGTTAATAAAATCCGACAGTGACAATGACTTCCAAGGGAAAAGACTTGCTGTTGCTGGCTTCGCTTGTGGGGA GCAACAAGCATTGCGTGTGTTTCATTCTGCACCTATTACCAAAAGATTTGATGTTTTTACTCTTGAAACAGCTGATGGTATTATTGTCATTTTCCAAGGTTTCATTAACAGGCAGAAAACTATTGCAAATGGGTTTTCCTCTCAG aagatTAATCATACTGCTGAACAGGTTTTTGATCACTTCTTGTTTGGGTTTCCTCCTTGTTGGGAAGAATATGCTGAGAATTGCTTCAAACAATCTAGTTTCTCAGTTAgtccaaaagaaaatgatattgGTAATGTAGATAATGATGccacaaaaaatattataccATCATCAAGTTGTACCAAAAATGCTGTTAACTTAATGGAGGATAACAGAGCAGTAGAAGCAGAACCTTCGGGCAATCATGCAGTAGACTCTTTTGAAAGGTTAGATGATTCTGATAGCAACAAGAGAAGCAAGAAGTCCATTGGAAAGTCAAAAACTGTACCATCAGCTAGTTTAGGAAGTATCACCACCAAGAATGCTGCATCAGAAGAACGTTCAACACTCCAAGGTGCTGGTATGGATAATTCTAATGAAACCAGTTTTGACCACACAGCAAGAATTCAAGCTAAATATCTAGTCCTAGGCCTTCAGGCTGCCTCCCTCATTCGGCCAAAGATATCAGAGAAGATGAAAAATCAAACTCATGTAAACAAGGACGGCTTGAATAGTGGAATTACAAATTTCTCAACTACTTCTCTACCTCAAGATTCTGAGGCTGTATTAGGATGTATTAATGAGGAAGAAATAATACGTGATGAAGCTGTATTATCACCCACTGTTGGAGATTCTAGTATTTTAGAACAACCTTCAAATAAATTTGAGGATATTACAATGTTTTCCAGTGTGCAGACTGTTGGAGATGTGAATAATGTTTCTCCATCTGCAACAGGAAGGGGCTCAATGGATGCTATTCCAAGTATTTCCGGCTTTCAAAAACATAACAGGCGCGCGGGTGATCTTGATAGGAATAAGAATTATAAACCTGTGTCTGGATGTTCAGTGAAGCAGAAAAACAAAGAATCGACATCACAGATTGACCACCAAGACAAAAAGAGACTGAAGAAGTGTTCATATTCAACTCATCAGTCAGAATTGGACACACCACAGGCTATGCTAAAGTCTGCAAGAAGGTTGAAAAAACCATCAGAGAATTTGGAAAGTAAGGAAAAGAATGAACAACTATCACTCAAGCGAGGAGGCTCATCCATGAAGAAAGCTAGAAGgaaaattttttttgatacgCAT GTAACTCCTTGTACTCAGAAAAGCAGAGAGGAAAAGGGTATTCTTTTTCTGGAATTCTCGAGTCTTAAAAGATCTAGATCAG GGAGATTACTTTTGCCTACCCTAGATTTCTGGCGCAACCAAATTCCGGTTTATGATGCG GATCGTAATATCACTGGAATCCAGCAAGAATTAAACCCACCTAAAG GGAGTAAATTGGACCCTCGGAAGAAGCAAAAGCGAAGGCCAAAATCAACATGA
- the LOC8279588 gene encoding kinetochore-associated protein KNL-2 homolog isoform X4, producing the protein MASTSNSKPIDNSREEGSVLTSHFKKTQVSLRDWWLIKSDSDNDFQGKRLAVAGFACGEQQALRVFHSAPITKRFDVFTLETADGIIVIFQGFINRQKTIANGFSSQVFDHFLFGFPPCWEEYAENCFKQSSFSVSPKENDIGNVDNDATKNIIPSSSCTKNAVNLMEDNRAVEAEPSGNHAVDSFERLDDSDSNKRSKKSIGKSKTVPSASLGSITTKNAASEERSTLQGAGMDNSNETSFDHTARIQAKYLVLGLQAASLIRPKISEKMKNQTHVNKDGLNSGITNFSTTSLPQDSEAVLGCINEEEIIRDEAVLSPTVGDSSILEQPSNKFEDITMFSSVQTVGDVNNVSPSATGRGSMDAIPSISGFQKHNRRAGDLDRNKNYKPVSGCSVKQKNKESTSQIDHQDKKRLKKCSYSTHQSELDTPQAMLKSARRLKKPSENLESKEKNEQLSLKRGGSSMKKARRKIFFDTHVTPCTQKSREEKGILFLEFSSLKRSRSGRLLLPTLDFWRNQIPVYDADRNITGIQQELNPPKGSKLDPRKKQKRRPKST; encoded by the exons ATGGCTTCGACTTCTAATTCCAAACCAATCGACAATAGCCGAGAAGAAGGCAGCGTCCTTACTTCTCATTTCAAGAAAACA CAGGTTTCCCTACGTGACTGGTGGTTAATAAAATCCGACAGTGACAATGACTTCCAAGGGAAAAGACTTGCTGTTGCTGGCTTCGCTTGTGGGGA GCAACAAGCATTGCGTGTGTTTCATTCTGCACCTATTACCAAAAGATTTGATGTTTTTACTCTTGAAACAGCTGATGGTATTATTGTCATTTTCCAAGGTTTCATTAACAGGCAGAAAACTATTGCAAATGGGTTTTCCTCTCAG GTTTTTGATCACTTCTTGTTTGGGTTTCCTCCTTGTTGGGAAGAATATGCTGAGAATTGCTTCAAACAATCTAGTTTCTCAGTTAgtccaaaagaaaatgatattgGTAATGTAGATAATGATGccacaaaaaatattataccATCATCAAGTTGTACCAAAAATGCTGTTAACTTAATGGAGGATAACAGAGCAGTAGAAGCAGAACCTTCGGGCAATCATGCAGTAGACTCTTTTGAAAGGTTAGATGATTCTGATAGCAACAAGAGAAGCAAGAAGTCCATTGGAAAGTCAAAAACTGTACCATCAGCTAGTTTAGGAAGTATCACCACCAAGAATGCTGCATCAGAAGAACGTTCAACACTCCAAGGTGCTGGTATGGATAATTCTAATGAAACCAGTTTTGACCACACAGCAAGAATTCAAGCTAAATATCTAGTCCTAGGCCTTCAGGCTGCCTCCCTCATTCGGCCAAAGATATCAGAGAAGATGAAAAATCAAACTCATGTAAACAAGGACGGCTTGAATAGTGGAATTACAAATTTCTCAACTACTTCTCTACCTCAAGATTCTGAGGCTGTATTAGGATGTATTAATGAGGAAGAAATAATACGTGATGAAGCTGTATTATCACCCACTGTTGGAGATTCTAGTATTTTAGAACAACCTTCAAATAAATTTGAGGATATTACAATGTTTTCCAGTGTGCAGACTGTTGGAGATGTGAATAATGTTTCTCCATCTGCAACAGGAAGGGGCTCAATGGATGCTATTCCAAGTATTTCCGGCTTTCAAAAACATAACAGGCGCGCGGGTGATCTTGATAGGAATAAGAATTATAAACCTGTGTCTGGATGTTCAGTGAAGCAGAAAAACAAAGAATCGACATCACAGATTGACCACCAAGACAAAAAGAGACTGAAGAAGTGTTCATATTCAACTCATCAGTCAGAATTGGACACACCACAGGCTATGCTAAAGTCTGCAAGAAGGTTGAAAAAACCATCAGAGAATTTGGAAAGTAAGGAAAAGAATGAACAACTATCACTCAAGCGAGGAGGCTCATCCATGAAGAAAGCTAGAAGgaaaattttttttgatacgCAT GTAACTCCTTGTACTCAGAAAAGCAGAGAGGAAAAGGGTATTCTTTTTCTGGAATTCTCGAGTCTTAAAAGATCTAGATCAG GGAGATTACTTTTGCCTACCCTAGATTTCTGGCGCAACCAAATTCCGGTTTATGATGCG GATCGTAATATCACTGGAATCCAGCAAGAATTAAACCCACCTAAAG GGAGTAAATTGGACCCTCGGAAGAAGCAAAAGCGAAGGCCAAAATCAACATGA
- the LOC8279588 gene encoding kinetochore-associated protein KNL-2 homolog isoform X5, with protein sequence MASTSNSKPIDNSREEGSVLTSHFKKTVSLRDWWLIKSDSDNDFQGKRLAVAGFACGEQQALRVFHSAPITKRFDVFTLETADGIIVIFQGFINRQKTIANGFSSQVFDHFLFGFPPCWEEYAENCFKQSSFSVSPKENDIGNVDNDATKNIIPSSSCTKNAVNLMEDNRAVEAEPSGNHAVDSFERLDDSDSNKRSKKSIGKSKTVPSASLGSITTKNAASEERSTLQGAGMDNSNETSFDHTARIQAKYLVLGLQAASLIRPKISEKMKNQTHVNKDGLNSGITNFSTTSLPQDSEAVLGCINEEEIIRDEAVLSPTVGDSSILEQPSNKFEDITMFSSVQTVGDVNNVSPSATGRGSMDAIPSISGFQKHNRRAGDLDRNKNYKPVSGCSVKQKNKESTSQIDHQDKKRLKKCSYSTHQSELDTPQAMLKSARRLKKPSENLESKEKNEQLSLKRGGSSMKKARRKIFFDTHVTPCTQKSREEKGILFLEFSSLKRSRSGRLLLPTLDFWRNQIPVYDADRNITGIQQELNPPKGSKLDPRKKQKRRPKST encoded by the exons ATGGCTTCGACTTCTAATTCCAAACCAATCGACAATAGCCGAGAAGAAGGCAGCGTCCTTACTTCTCATTTCAAGAAAACA GTTTCCCTACGTGACTGGTGGTTAATAAAATCCGACAGTGACAATGACTTCCAAGGGAAAAGACTTGCTGTTGCTGGCTTCGCTTGTGGGGA GCAACAAGCATTGCGTGTGTTTCATTCTGCACCTATTACCAAAAGATTTGATGTTTTTACTCTTGAAACAGCTGATGGTATTATTGTCATTTTCCAAGGTTTCATTAACAGGCAGAAAACTATTGCAAATGGGTTTTCCTCTCAG GTTTTTGATCACTTCTTGTTTGGGTTTCCTCCTTGTTGGGAAGAATATGCTGAGAATTGCTTCAAACAATCTAGTTTCTCAGTTAgtccaaaagaaaatgatattgGTAATGTAGATAATGATGccacaaaaaatattataccATCATCAAGTTGTACCAAAAATGCTGTTAACTTAATGGAGGATAACAGAGCAGTAGAAGCAGAACCTTCGGGCAATCATGCAGTAGACTCTTTTGAAAGGTTAGATGATTCTGATAGCAACAAGAGAAGCAAGAAGTCCATTGGAAAGTCAAAAACTGTACCATCAGCTAGTTTAGGAAGTATCACCACCAAGAATGCTGCATCAGAAGAACGTTCAACACTCCAAGGTGCTGGTATGGATAATTCTAATGAAACCAGTTTTGACCACACAGCAAGAATTCAAGCTAAATATCTAGTCCTAGGCCTTCAGGCTGCCTCCCTCATTCGGCCAAAGATATCAGAGAAGATGAAAAATCAAACTCATGTAAACAAGGACGGCTTGAATAGTGGAATTACAAATTTCTCAACTACTTCTCTACCTCAAGATTCTGAGGCTGTATTAGGATGTATTAATGAGGAAGAAATAATACGTGATGAAGCTGTATTATCACCCACTGTTGGAGATTCTAGTATTTTAGAACAACCTTCAAATAAATTTGAGGATATTACAATGTTTTCCAGTGTGCAGACTGTTGGAGATGTGAATAATGTTTCTCCATCTGCAACAGGAAGGGGCTCAATGGATGCTATTCCAAGTATTTCCGGCTTTCAAAAACATAACAGGCGCGCGGGTGATCTTGATAGGAATAAGAATTATAAACCTGTGTCTGGATGTTCAGTGAAGCAGAAAAACAAAGAATCGACATCACAGATTGACCACCAAGACAAAAAGAGACTGAAGAAGTGTTCATATTCAACTCATCAGTCAGAATTGGACACACCACAGGCTATGCTAAAGTCTGCAAGAAGGTTGAAAAAACCATCAGAGAATTTGGAAAGTAAGGAAAAGAATGAACAACTATCACTCAAGCGAGGAGGCTCATCCATGAAGAAAGCTAGAAGgaaaattttttttgatacgCAT GTAACTCCTTGTACTCAGAAAAGCAGAGAGGAAAAGGGTATTCTTTTTCTGGAATTCTCGAGTCTTAAAAGATCTAGATCAG GGAGATTACTTTTGCCTACCCTAGATTTCTGGCGCAACCAAATTCCGGTTTATGATGCG GATCGTAATATCACTGGAATCCAGCAAGAATTAAACCCACCTAAAG GGAGTAAATTGGACCCTCGGAAGAAGCAAAAGCGAAGGCCAAAATCAACATGA